In a single window of the Arthrobacter sp. StoSoilA2 genome:
- the ileS gene encoding isoleucine--tRNA ligase: MTHYPKASATPSGTQGVSASVKFPEIEERILKYWDEDGTFQASIDQREAGKDGSNEFVFYDGPPFANGLPHYGHLLTGYAKDLVGRYQTQRGKRVERRFGWDTHGLPAELEAMKQLGMTDKTQIEAMGIDKFNDACRASVMKYANEWKAYVTRQARWVDFDNDYKTLNVEYMESVLWAFKQLHEKGLTYNGYRVLPYCWKDETPLSNHELRMDDDVYKNRQDQTVTVTFPIKAGESELSKALEGVQALAWTTTPWTLPTNLALAVGPEIPYAVLPAGPNGVKAASAEAPVTGSFLLAADLVGTYAKDLGYDDAAAAAAAVVSTHTGAELAGLEYEPLWNDFADAEKYGTRNAWRFLVADYVTTTDGTGIVHQAPAYGEDDQKVCEDAGIPVVLSVDEGAKFLPLFAHGELASIVGLQVFDANKPITQVLRADGRLVRQASYEHSYPHCWRCRNPLIYRAVSSWYVEVTKFKDRMSELNQEINWIPGNVKDGQFGKWLDNARDWSISRNRYWGSPIPVWQSDDPEYPRTDVYGSLADIEADFGRLPVNNEGQVDLHRPFIDELTRPNPDDPTGKSTMRRVEDVLDVWFDSGSMPYGQVHYPFQNEEWFDTHNPADFIVEYIGQTRGWFYMLHILSTALFDRPAFRNVISHGIVLGSDGQKMSKSLRNYPDVSEVLDRDGSDAMRWFLMSSPILRGGNLVVTEQGIRDGVRQVILPLWNVYSFFTLYTNAANSGSGYEAKLRYDGYSDTLDQYLMANTGDLVRSLTESLDSYDISGACDELRSYLDMLTNWYVRRSRQRFFDENVDAFDALYTALEAVCRVSASLLPLVTEEIWRGLTGGRSVHLADWPDASLFPANPGLVEAMDRVQQICSTGSSLRKAANLRVRLPLQELTVVAPGADALGGFAAVVADELNLRSVRLLDAASASPEEFGIEQKLVVNARAAGPRLGKNVQQAIKGSKSGDWSVTDSGVVVAGGLELEPQEYTLETVVAEAADGGSSAAAVLPGGGFVVLNTEVTPELAAEGLARDMVRAIQQARKDAGLNVSDRIRTSVEAQQDVVDALQANAELVKTETLTLELEVLLSSAEEPQVTVAKAGV; this comes from the coding sequence ATGACCCACTACCCCAAGGCCTCAGCGACTCCTTCAGGCACGCAGGGCGTGTCCGCTTCCGTGAAGTTCCCGGAAATCGAAGAGCGCATCCTCAAGTACTGGGATGAAGACGGCACCTTCCAGGCAAGCATCGACCAGCGCGAAGCAGGCAAAGACGGCAGCAACGAGTTCGTCTTCTACGACGGCCCTCCCTTCGCCAACGGCCTCCCCCACTACGGGCACCTCCTCACTGGCTACGCCAAGGACCTCGTGGGCCGCTACCAGACCCAGCGCGGCAAGCGCGTGGAGCGCCGCTTCGGCTGGGACACCCACGGCCTTCCAGCCGAGCTCGAAGCCATGAAGCAACTGGGCATGACGGACAAGACCCAGATCGAAGCCATGGGCATCGACAAATTCAACGACGCCTGCCGCGCCTCCGTCATGAAGTACGCCAACGAATGGAAGGCCTACGTCACACGCCAGGCCCGTTGGGTGGACTTCGACAACGACTACAAGACACTCAACGTCGAGTACATGGAGTCGGTGCTGTGGGCCTTCAAGCAACTGCACGAAAAAGGACTGACGTACAACGGGTACCGCGTCCTTCCGTACTGCTGGAAGGACGAGACGCCACTGTCCAACCACGAGCTCCGCATGGACGACGACGTCTACAAGAACCGCCAGGACCAGACCGTCACGGTAACGTTCCCCATCAAGGCGGGGGAGTCCGAACTCTCCAAGGCCCTCGAAGGCGTCCAGGCGCTCGCCTGGACCACAACGCCCTGGACGCTGCCCACCAACCTGGCGCTCGCCGTCGGGCCTGAAATCCCCTATGCGGTCCTGCCCGCCGGTCCGAACGGCGTCAAGGCTGCTTCGGCGGAAGCCCCGGTCACGGGCAGCTTCCTGCTGGCCGCCGACCTCGTGGGGACCTACGCCAAGGATTTGGGGTACGACGACGCAGCTGCCGCAGCTGCCGCCGTCGTCTCAACCCATACAGGCGCCGAGTTGGCGGGCCTTGAGTACGAGCCACTGTGGAACGACTTTGCCGATGCCGAGAAGTACGGCACCCGGAACGCGTGGCGCTTCCTTGTGGCGGACTACGTCACCACCACAGACGGTACGGGAATCGTGCACCAGGCTCCGGCCTATGGTGAGGATGACCAGAAGGTCTGTGAGGATGCCGGCATCCCCGTTGTCCTGTCCGTTGACGAGGGCGCGAAGTTCCTGCCGTTGTTTGCCCATGGCGAGCTCGCCTCGATCGTGGGACTGCAGGTCTTTGACGCGAACAAGCCCATCACCCAGGTGCTGCGCGCCGATGGCCGCCTGGTCCGCCAGGCCAGCTACGAGCACAGCTACCCGCACTGCTGGCGCTGCCGGAACCCGCTGATCTACCGTGCTGTGTCCTCCTGGTACGTCGAGGTCACCAAGTTCAAGGACCGCATGTCCGAGCTGAACCAGGAGATCAACTGGATCCCGGGCAACGTCAAGGACGGCCAGTTCGGCAAATGGCTGGACAACGCCCGCGACTGGTCCATCAGCCGTAACCGCTACTGGGGTTCGCCGATTCCCGTGTGGCAGTCCGATGATCCCGAGTACCCGCGTACGGACGTTTACGGCTCGCTGGCTGACATCGAGGCGGACTTCGGCCGTCTGCCGGTCAACAACGAAGGACAAGTGGACCTGCACCGCCCGTTCATCGATGAATTGACCCGTCCCAACCCTGACGACCCCACAGGCAAGTCCACCATGCGCCGCGTCGAAGATGTCCTGGACGTCTGGTTCGACTCCGGTTCCATGCCCTACGGACAGGTGCACTACCCGTTCCAGAACGAGGAATGGTTCGACACCCACAACCCTGCGGACTTCATCGTGGAGTACATCGGCCAGACCCGCGGCTGGTTCTACATGCTCCACATCCTGTCTACGGCGCTGTTTGACCGTCCCGCTTTCCGCAACGTCATCAGCCATGGCATCGTGTTGGGCTCCGACGGCCAAAAAATGTCCAAGAGCCTGCGCAACTACCCGGACGTTTCCGAGGTCCTGGACCGTGACGGCTCGGATGCCATGCGGTGGTTCCTGATGTCCAGCCCGATCCTTCGCGGTGGCAACCTGGTGGTCACCGAGCAGGGCATCCGCGACGGCGTCCGCCAGGTCATCCTGCCGCTCTGGAACGTGTACAGCTTCTTCACGCTCTACACCAACGCCGCGAACTCCGGTTCCGGCTATGAAGCGAAGCTGCGCTACGACGGCTACTCCGACACGTTGGACCAGTATTTGATGGCCAACACCGGGGACCTCGTCCGCAGCCTGACCGAAAGCCTGGATTCTTACGACATCTCCGGGGCCTGCGATGAACTCCGCAGCTACCTGGACATGCTCACCAACTGGTATGTCCGCCGCAGCCGCCAGCGCTTCTTTGACGAGAACGTGGACGCCTTCGACGCCCTCTACACCGCTTTGGAAGCCGTATGCCGTGTGTCAGCGTCCTTGCTGCCGCTCGTGACGGAAGAGATCTGGCGCGGGCTGACGGGGGGCCGTTCCGTGCACCTCGCCGATTGGCCCGACGCTTCACTGTTCCCGGCCAATCCAGGGCTCGTGGAGGCCATGGACCGCGTGCAGCAGATCTGCTCCACCGGATCGAGCCTGCGCAAGGCCGCGAACCTGCGCGTCCGCCTGCCGCTGCAGGAACTGACTGTCGTGGCACCCGGGGCAGATGCGCTGGGAGGCTTCGCCGCCGTCGTCGCCGATGAACTGAACCTACGCTCCGTCCGCTTGCTGGACGCTGCTTCGGCTTCACCGGAGGAATTCGGCATCGAGCAGAAACTGGTGGTGAACGCCCGGGCTGCTGGTCCGCGCCTTGGCAAAAACGTGCAGCAGGCCATCAAGGGATCCAAGTCCGGCGACTGGTCGGTAACCGATTCCGGCGTCGTGGTGGCTGGGGGACTTGAGCTTGAGCCGCAGGAATACACCCTGGAGACCGTCGTGGCAGAAGCGGCCGACGGCGGGTCGTCCGCAGCTGCCGTACTGCCCGGTGGCGGCTTCGTGGTCCTGAACACCGAAGTCACGCCGGAACTGGCTGCCGAGGGCCTGGCACGCGACATGGTCCGCGCCATCCAGCAGGCACGCAAGGATGCTGGGCTGAACGTGAGCGACCGCATCCGAACTTCCGTCGAAGCGCAGCAGGACGTCGTTGACGCCCTCCAGGCCAATGCTGAGCTCGTCAAGACCGAAACGCTGACCCTGGAACTGGAAGTTCTGCTTTCCAGCGCCGAGGAACCGCAGGTCACCGTAGCAAAGGCAGGGGTCTGA
- a CDS encoding endonuclease/exonuclease/phosphatase family protein, which translates to MTNPALVLPTAGPVKRWLGHQASPAWSVLALLLVLPVAGMSLFRAVPTEWPLVVVQLLSFTPWMVLPSALAMVLALVGRRLWVLITTAALLALQLFWLFPLDTGRAEAVPAGNATVSVKVMSLNTEYGEADARAIVKLVRDNGVQLLTLQEHTQGLEDRLRSEGLESILPNLLSEPNDDASGGAVYSVFPLQPEGLLPDTPFRMDVTRVLVTDPGNVSKATLNLTNVHALPPVDERIQQWRSDLVQVARQASRPGHHLLMGDYNSTYDHAEFRALLDPAMGGGQDGKRLVDVGTASGGRFSPTWPMEGPPLPGIVIDHMVTSPRIGSSGYAVHQVSGSDHAAMVATLVIPAG; encoded by the coding sequence ATGACCAACCCCGCCCTTGTCCTTCCGACCGCGGGCCCGGTAAAACGCTGGCTGGGCCACCAGGCATCCCCCGCGTGGTCGGTCCTGGCTCTGCTCTTGGTGTTGCCTGTGGCGGGAATGTCCCTGTTCAGGGCGGTCCCCACGGAGTGGCCGCTGGTGGTGGTTCAACTGTTGTCGTTCACCCCGTGGATGGTGCTGCCATCGGCGCTGGCGATGGTCCTTGCGTTGGTTGGGCGCCGCCTGTGGGTCCTCATCACGACGGCAGCCCTGTTGGCTCTCCAATTGTTCTGGCTGTTTCCGCTGGACACCGGAAGGGCAGAAGCAGTTCCTGCGGGGAACGCCACTGTTTCCGTGAAGGTGATGAGCCTCAACACTGAATACGGTGAGGCTGACGCACGTGCCATCGTGAAGTTGGTCCGGGACAACGGTGTTCAACTTTTGACCCTCCAGGAGCATACGCAAGGGCTGGAAGACCGCTTACGCTCCGAAGGCCTGGAGTCAATACTGCCGAACCTCCTGAGTGAACCCAACGACGACGCTTCCGGTGGCGCCGTGTATTCCGTTTTCCCTCTGCAACCGGAGGGGCTGCTGCCCGACACGCCATTCCGGATGGACGTGACGCGGGTCCTCGTCACGGATCCGGGCAACGTTTCCAAGGCGACGTTGAACCTCACCAACGTTCATGCACTGCCCCCGGTTGACGAGCGGATCCAGCAGTGGCGCAGCGACCTTGTCCAGGTTGCCCGTCAGGCCTCCCGTCCGGGACATCACCTGCTGATGGGTGACTACAACTCCACCTACGACCATGCCGAGTTCCGCGCCTTGCTTGACCCCGCCATGGGCGGCGGACAGGACGGCAAAAGGCTCGTCGACGTCGGAACAGCCTCAGGCGGACGGTTCTCCCCCACCTGGCCGATGGAGGGACCACCCCTACCTGGGATCGTGATCGATCACATGGTTACGTCGCCCCGAATCGGCAGCAGTGGCTACGCGGTCCACCAGGTTTCCGGTTCTGACCATGCGGCCATGGTGGCAACCCTGGTTATCCCGGCCGGTTAG
- a CDS encoding SDR family oxidoreductase, whose amino-acid sequence MTLAAHTVHPVQNKTAVVTGASTGIGEATVRALASTGWKVFAVARRAERLGALGAETGAIPFAADITSDDDVAALLQAVSKAGGADTLINIAGGARGADTIANADTEDWEWMYQVNVLGTMKITRAFLPMLREDGEGTVLNLTSTAGLAAYEGGAGYNAAKFAQHAMTNALRLEEVGHNIRVIEVAPGLVHTEEFALNRLGDKDAAAKVYAGVEKPLTAEDVADVVKYAVSLPHHINLDQIVVRPVAQAANHKLIRKEG is encoded by the coding sequence ATGACTTTGGCAGCACACACGGTTCATCCAGTTCAGAACAAGACAGCAGTAGTAACCGGCGCGAGCACGGGCATCGGCGAGGCAACGGTGCGGGCGTTGGCCTCCACAGGCTGGAAGGTCTTTGCGGTGGCCCGCAGGGCCGAGCGCTTGGGCGCGCTGGGCGCCGAAACCGGCGCCATTCCATTTGCGGCCGATATCACCAGCGACGACGACGTCGCAGCCCTTTTGCAGGCCGTTTCCAAAGCCGGGGGAGCCGATACCCTCATCAACATCGCCGGCGGTGCCCGTGGCGCGGACACGATCGCGAATGCCGATACTGAGGATTGGGAGTGGATGTACCAGGTCAACGTCCTGGGCACCATGAAGATCACCAGGGCATTCCTTCCGATGCTGAGGGAGGACGGGGAAGGAACTGTACTCAACCTCACATCCACCGCCGGACTGGCCGCTTACGAAGGCGGCGCAGGATACAACGCCGCAAAGTTTGCCCAGCACGCCATGACCAACGCCCTAAGGCTGGAAGAAGTGGGTCACAACATCCGTGTCATCGAGGTAGCGCCGGGCCTGGTCCACACTGAGGAATTTGCCCTTAACCGGCTGGGTGACAAGGACGCTGCCGCCAAGGTCTACGCCGGAGTCGAAAAGCCCCTAACGGCAGAGGACGTGGCCGACGTCGTGAAGTACGCAGTCTCGCTGCCGCACCACATCAACCTGGACCAGATCGTGGTGCGCCCGGTGGCGCAGGCGGCCAACCACAAGCTCATCCGCAAGGAAGGCTGA
- a CDS encoding DUF488 family protein, translating to MAGHRDAFVLKRIYEDPADDDGARVLVDRLWPRGVSKEKAHLDLWLKEVAPSPTLRTEFAHMQERFTDFRRQYEAELESNAAVQTLLELARSHPRVTLLYAARDPEVNHAVVLREFLLGRADA from the coding sequence ATGGCCGGCCATCGGGACGCTTTCGTCCTCAAACGCATCTACGAGGACCCCGCTGACGACGACGGTGCCCGGGTTTTAGTTGACAGGCTATGGCCGCGCGGGGTGTCCAAGGAGAAGGCCCACTTGGATTTGTGGCTGAAGGAAGTCGCGCCATCGCCAACCTTGCGGACCGAATTTGCACACATGCAGGAGCGGTTCACCGATTTCCGGCGGCAGTACGAGGCTGAACTGGAAAGCAATGCTGCAGTTCAGACTTTGCTGGAGTTGGCGAGGTCCCATCCTCGGGTCACCTTGCTCTATGCCGCCAGGGATCCAGAGGTGAACCATGCCGTGGTATTACGTGAATTCCTGCTCGGCCGGGCAGATGCTTGA
- the valS gene encoding valine--tRNA ligase — protein MAESTQGTDTPATAPINVPDKPALEGLEAALTQRWLDEGTYKFNPDTTREQVYSIDTPPPTASGSLHVGHMFSFTQTDVQARYMRMTGKNVFYPMGWDDNGLPTERRVQNYYGVRCDPAIPYNADYRPPAQPAKNQRDFDVVSRQNFIELCEELAVEDEKVFENLFQTLGLSVDWDLTYRTIDDTSRAVSQRAFLANLAAGDAYMAEAPTLWDVTFRTAVAQAELEDREVAGAYYRYPFFTEDGEKIFIETTRPELLAACAALVANPDDERYQPLFGKTVKSPLFDVELEVKAHPLAKADKGSGIAMVCTFGDLTDVTWWRELQLPTRAIMGRDGRIIAETPEWITTDAGKEAYAAIAGKTAFSAKEAVVELLTAAGLLDGEPKKITHPVNFFEKGDKPLEVVTSRQWYIRNGGRDEERRERLIGRGQEINFHPSFMRSRYENWIAGLNGDWLVSRQRFFGVPIPVWYPLDAQGNPDYDHPILPSDDMLPVDPAADAAPGFEEAQRDQANGFTGDADVLDTWATSSLTPQIVGGWSRDEELFSKVYPFDLRPQGHDIIRTWLFSSAVRADALQKSAPWKHAAISGWILDPDRKKMSKSKGNVVVPTDVLNEFGSDAVRYWAASAKLGADTAYEIAQMKIGRRLAIKLLNASKFVLNLGATENSVVSSDLSVLTNPLDRALLAQLSDVVAQSTKAFENYDYARALQITESFFWQFTDDYVELIKDRAYGAAGESEQASVLAALATTLDSLLRLFAPFLPFATEEVWSWWRTGSVHRAQWPAALEIADGDTTMLGTVGVALSGIRKAKSEAKVKQRTAVLSASITANEMLVAQLKAGLGDLKAAANAQEIALQSGEGELTVSDVVLAPAEETPAS, from the coding sequence ATGGCTGAATCAACGCAGGGTACAGACACGCCCGCCACCGCCCCCATCAACGTTCCCGACAAGCCGGCCCTTGAAGGCCTTGAGGCTGCCCTGACGCAGCGCTGGCTGGACGAAGGAACCTACAAGTTCAACCCGGACACCACCCGGGAGCAGGTCTACTCGATCGACACTCCCCCGCCGACCGCCTCGGGTTCCCTCCACGTGGGCCACATGTTCTCCTTCACGCAGACGGACGTCCAGGCCCGCTACATGCGCATGACCGGAAAGAATGTCTTCTACCCCATGGGTTGGGACGACAACGGCCTGCCCACTGAGCGTCGCGTCCAGAACTACTACGGTGTGCGCTGCGATCCCGCCATCCCCTACAACGCCGACTACCGTCCTCCAGCACAGCCGGCCAAGAACCAGCGCGATTTCGACGTCGTTTCCCGGCAGAACTTCATCGAGCTGTGCGAGGAACTCGCTGTCGAGGACGAAAAAGTCTTCGAGAACCTCTTCCAGACCCTCGGCCTGTCCGTGGACTGGGACCTGACCTACCGCACCATCGACGACACGTCCCGTGCGGTATCCCAGCGTGCCTTCCTTGCCAACCTTGCAGCGGGCGACGCCTACATGGCCGAGGCCCCCACGTTGTGGGACGTCACGTTCCGTACCGCTGTAGCCCAGGCTGAGCTTGAGGACCGCGAAGTTGCGGGCGCCTACTACCGCTACCCCTTCTTCACCGAAGACGGCGAAAAGATCTTCATCGAGACCACCCGTCCGGAACTGCTCGCCGCTTGCGCCGCGCTGGTAGCAAACCCCGACGACGAACGGTACCAGCCGCTGTTCGGCAAGACCGTGAAGTCGCCGCTCTTCGACGTTGAGCTTGAGGTAAAGGCCCACCCGCTCGCCAAAGCGGACAAGGGCTCCGGCATCGCGATGGTCTGCACCTTTGGTGACCTGACAGACGTCACGTGGTGGCGCGAGCTGCAGCTGCCCACACGCGCCATCATGGGCCGCGATGGCCGCATCATTGCCGAAACCCCGGAATGGATTACTACCGACGCCGGCAAGGAAGCCTACGCCGCGATCGCCGGCAAGACGGCCTTCTCCGCCAAGGAAGCAGTTGTAGAGCTCCTCACGGCGGCAGGCCTGCTGGACGGCGAACCGAAGAAGATCACCCACCCCGTGAACTTCTTCGAAAAGGGCGACAAGCCCCTTGAGGTGGTGACCTCACGCCAGTGGTACATCCGCAACGGTGGACGAGATGAAGAACGCCGCGAACGGTTGATCGGCCGCGGCCAGGAAATCAACTTCCACCCCTCTTTCATGCGCTCGCGCTATGAGAACTGGATCGCGGGCCTGAACGGCGACTGGCTCGTATCACGCCAACGCTTCTTCGGCGTGCCCATTCCCGTCTGGTACCCCCTGGATGCCCAGGGCAACCCGGACTACGACCACCCCATCCTGCCATCGGATGACATGCTCCCCGTGGATCCCGCCGCAGATGCAGCCCCTGGCTTCGAGGAAGCGCAGCGTGACCAGGCCAACGGCTTCACAGGTGACGCCGACGTCCTGGACACCTGGGCCACGTCTTCCCTTACCCCGCAGATCGTGGGTGGCTGGAGCCGTGACGAGGAACTGTTCTCCAAGGTCTACCCGTTCGACCTCCGCCCCCAGGGTCACGACATCATTCGCACATGGCTGTTCTCCTCCGCTGTCCGCGCCGACGCCCTGCAGAAGAGCGCGCCGTGGAAGCACGCAGCTATTTCAGGGTGGATCCTTGACCCGGACCGCAAAAAGATGTCCAAGTCCAAGGGCAACGTGGTTGTCCCCACGGACGTCCTGAACGAGTTCGGCTCGGACGCCGTCCGCTACTGGGCAGCCTCGGCCAAGCTCGGTGCGGACACGGCCTACGAAATCGCGCAGATGAAGATCGGCCGTCGGTTGGCCATCAAGCTACTCAACGCCTCCAAGTTCGTGTTGAACCTTGGTGCCACCGAAAACTCCGTGGTGTCCAGCGATCTTTCCGTGCTGACCAATCCACTGGACCGGGCACTGCTCGCCCAGTTGTCGGACGTTGTTGCGCAGTCCACCAAGGCTTTCGAAAACTACGACTACGCGCGGGCACTGCAAATCACTGAGTCATTCTTCTGGCAGTTCACCGACGACTACGTCGAGCTGATCAAGGACCGCGCCTACGGTGCGGCCGGGGAGTCGGAGCAAGCATCCGTACTGGCTGCGCTGGCCACCACCCTGGACTCCTTGCTGCGCCTTTTCGCGCCGTTCCTGCCCTTCGCCACCGAAGAGGTGTGGAGCTGGTGGCGCACCGGCTCGGTTCACCGCGCCCAATGGCCTGCCGCACTGGAAATCGCCGATGGCGACACCACCATGCTTGGCACTGTTGGCGTAGCACTCAGTGGCATCCGCAAGGCCAAGTCCGAGGCAAAAGTGAAGCAGCGCACCGCAGTACTCTCGGCGTCCATCACGGCCAATGAAATGCTTGTTGCGCAGCTCAAGGCCGGACTCGGGGACCTGAAGGCAGCCGCGAACGCCCAGGAGATCGCACTTCAGTCCGGTGAGGGTGAGCTGACGGTCAGCGACGTCGTCCTCGCACCGGCAGAGGAAACGCCAGCGTCCTAA
- a CDS encoding DNA-formamidopyrimidine glycosylase family protein gives MPELPEVHGLCTYLDTQLHGAVLTSVRINSIAALKTADPPYSTLEGRTIQGTQRFGKFISLDADGLFFVFHLAKAGWVRYTEHPSAAGLRMGKSNIAARLLLHRQADDAHIGLDLTEAGTKKSLAIYVVRDPLDVPGIATLGPEPLSPDFDENALAAILKTSSQQIKGLLRSQSIIAGIGNAYSDEILHAAKISPFAIAKTIDGETVQRLYDAMQEVLVGAVNAAAGKPSSELKDTKRSNFRVHARTGLPCPVCGDTVREVSFADTSLQYCATCQTHGKILADRRTSRFLK, from the coding sequence ATGCCGGAACTTCCCGAAGTGCACGGCCTGTGCACGTATCTGGACACCCAGCTCCATGGAGCAGTGCTGACCAGCGTCCGCATCAACTCCATCGCCGCCTTGAAGACCGCTGATCCGCCCTACAGCACCCTCGAAGGCCGCACCATCCAGGGCACACAGCGCTTCGGCAAGTTCATCAGCCTCGATGCCGACGGCCTGTTTTTCGTCTTCCACCTCGCAAAGGCCGGGTGGGTCCGCTATACGGAGCATCCATCAGCAGCCGGGCTGCGCATGGGCAAGAGCAACATAGCGGCCAGGCTACTGCTGCACCGGCAGGCCGACGACGCCCACATAGGACTGGACCTCACTGAAGCCGGCACCAAAAAGAGCCTGGCCATCTACGTGGTAAGGGATCCCTTGGATGTTCCCGGGATCGCAACCCTGGGTCCGGAACCGCTCAGCCCCGACTTCGACGAAAATGCCCTGGCGGCAATCCTTAAGACAAGTTCCCAACAGATCAAGGGACTTCTCCGCAGCCAAAGCATCATCGCCGGGATTGGCAACGCCTACAGCGATGAGATTCTGCACGCCGCCAAAATCTCCCCCTTCGCCATCGCGAAGACGATCGACGGCGAAACAGTGCAGCGGCTCTACGATGCCATGCAGGAGGTTTTGGTGGGTGCCGTGAACGCGGCAGCTGGAAAGCCTTCCAGCGAGCTGAAGGACACAAAGCGAAGCAATTTCAGGGTCCATGCCAGGACCGGGCTGCCCTGCCCTGTTTGCGGCGACACTGTACGTGAAGTGTCGTTCGCAGACACGTCACTTCAGTACTGTGCTACCTGCCAAACCCACGGAAAGATCCTCGCGGACCGGCGTACGTCGCGCTTCCTGAAGTAG
- a CDS encoding DsbA family protein, protein MPEQSLPEQNLPEQPVNKADFWFDPVCPFAWITSRWIGEVEQVRGIETEWHVMSLSVLNEGRDLPGDYRAMMDDSWGPVRVIIAAQELHGSRYIKPLYDAMGEQFHHEGNKDRSSVIQKALAEVGLPAELARFADSGEYDTELRASHEAGISLVGQDVGTPVVAVNGTAFFGPVLTRIPRGEEAGQLWDATVTLAGYPHFFEIKRSRTESPEFN, encoded by the coding sequence GTGCCTGAACAGAGCCTGCCCGAACAGAACCTGCCAGAGCAGCCCGTCAATAAAGCCGATTTCTGGTTCGATCCTGTTTGCCCCTTCGCATGGATCACATCGCGCTGGATCGGCGAGGTGGAGCAAGTGCGGGGAATTGAGACCGAATGGCACGTCATGAGCTTGTCCGTCCTCAATGAGGGCCGTGACCTTCCCGGGGATTACAGGGCGATGATGGACGACAGCTGGGGTCCTGTCCGCGTGATCATTGCTGCCCAGGAGCTCCATGGCAGCAGGTACATCAAACCCTTGTACGACGCCATGGGGGAACAGTTCCACCACGAAGGCAACAAGGACCGTAGTTCCGTGATCCAGAAAGCGCTGGCAGAAGTAGGCCTTCCTGCTGAGCTGGCCCGCTTCGCGGACTCAGGGGAGTACGACACCGAATTGCGGGCCAGCCACGAGGCCGGCATCTCCCTGGTGGGCCAGGATGTGGGAACGCCCGTGGTGGCTGTAAATGGCACGGCCTTCTTCGGCCCGGTCCTCACCCGGATTCCGAGGGGCGAAGAAGCGGGGCAACTTTGGGATGCCACGGTAACCCTTGCCGGCTACCCGCACTTCTTCGAAATCAAGCGCAGCCGCACGGAAAGCCCTGAATTCAACTAG